A genomic window from Silene latifolia isolate original U9 population chromosome Y, ASM4854445v1, whole genome shotgun sequence includes:
- the LOC141628987 gene encoding uncharacterized protein LOC141628987, translating into MIRVPVTNQAEYTWESGPAAVASQMRQPAVLGQQNFVRGVEHQSQEHMRPAGRETYIEQQYQELRSLLRRVPGMSLPMEMAAPESYADSPFTDDIATVALPKGFNVPPMTLFDGTTDPCDHISQFKQKMMVTAATRASKEACMCKGFGSTLTGAALQWFVGLPNGTISSFADLVNTFNQQFPSSRRTPKQPSDLYKIVQEIGESIKDYVTRFNAEKIQEVQRELQRRLRLEEDIQAIKGITNFDKPGRKIPTEKKDERAKPYIRPNISRIAEKTQQVDDSQHPPKISDYGFNTGMKGLLKALRGLGDQVHRGNLDHLLSRGGKQDRRETANQVLPSVPPICTKIINVITSGSELSGLTYSAAKRKATGSKGDHPETSCRVSQSNLPPVTFDETDIESGAEQHDDALTITLSIGNCTVRKALVDTGSSVNLIMLETLKTMGFDKENLIKKSVSLVGFSGETAHSVGEITIPTYIEGVNKLDTRYLLSLMPGAATIRSRCIHKIKRKQHSCQKEAYIVTMSCPLA; encoded by the exons ATGATCAGGGTCCCGGTTACAAATCAAGCTGAGTATACCTGGGAAAGCGGCCCGGCTGCAGTAGCATCGCAGATGCGCCAACCAGCAGTCTTGGGACAACAGAACTTCGTACGAGGAGTCGAACATCAGTCACAAGAGCACATGCGACCTGCCGGGAGAGAGACATACATAGAACAACAATACCAGGAACTACGAAGCCTCCTCCGTAGGGTCCCAGGAATGTCGTTGCCTATGGAGATGGCCGCACCAGAAAGCTACGCTGACTCGCCGTTTACTGACGATATAGCTACAGTGGCCTTACCAAAAGGATTTAATGTCCCACCAATGACCCTCTTCGATGGAACCACAGACCCCTGCGATCACATTAGCCAattcaagcagaaaatgatggttaCCGCTGCCACAAGAGCCTCAAAGGAGGCatgtatgtgtaaaggatttggttCGACCCTAACCGGAGCAGCACTACAATGGTTCGTCGGCTTGCCTAATGGGACCATATCTTCATTCGCCGATTTGGTCAACACGTTCAATCAGCAGTTCCCCAGCAGCCGGAGAACACCAAAGCAGCCAAGTGATCTGTATAAGATCGTTCAGGAAATAGGTGAATCAATCAAGGATTACGTTACCAGGTTCAATGCAGAGAAA ATTCAAGAAGTCCAAAGAGAGCTACAAAGAAGATTAAGATTGGAAGAAGATATACAAGCTATAAAGGGAATAACAAACTTCGACAAACCTGGCAGGAAAATCCCAACAGAAAAGAAAGACGAGCGAGCTAAGCCATACATCAGACCTAATATTAGTAGAATAGCAGAAAAAACCCAGCAAGTTGACGACTCCCAGCATCCTCCTAAGATATCTGATTACGGATTCAACACGGGAATGAAAGGATTGCTGAAAGCGTTAAGAGGCCTAGGTGATCAG GTACACAGGGGAAACTTggaccacctgttatcacgtgggggcaagcaggacAGGAGAGAAACAGCAAATCAGGTGCTTCCTTCTGTTCCACCCATATGCACGAAAATTATTAACGTGATAACAAGCGGGTCCGAGCTATCAGGTTTAACATATTCTGCCGCTAAGAGGAAAGCCACCGGAAGTAAAGGGGATCATCCAGAAACTTCATGCAGAGTAAGCCAGAGCAATTTACCCCCGGTAACTTTCGAcgaaaccgacatagaaagcggCGCAGAGCAACATGACGATGCCCTAACTATAACGTTATCCATTGGCAATTGCACCGTACGAAAAGCATTAGTGGATACAGGGAGTTCTGTGAACCTCATCATGCTTGAAACCCTCAAAACCATGGGTTTTGATAAAGAGAATCTGATAAAGAAATCTGTATCCCTGGTGGGATTCAGTGGTGAGACTGCGCATTCGGTGGGTGAGATTACCATCCCAACGTACATCGAAGGAGTTAATAAACTG GACACGAGGTACTTACTTTCCTTGATGCCTGGAGCggctacaatcagatcaagatgcatCCACAAGATCAAGAGAAAACAGCATTCATGTcagaaagaggcatatattgttacaatgTCATGCCCTTTGGCCTAA
- the LOC141626378 gene encoding uncharacterized protein LOC141626378 has product METKAKSTATTHLINHMLSFFHDFNLNNNSNNTPTSSTSLSSFSPALQVKRTKAPSLLSLCIGVIGKHLEDLIPDLGEVAISFPADIKIAIAAIARRKKLLNDEVILLLADDTWEILDISSSDVSDFGLAKIAEMCTLRAVDISRCRNITPDGVARLVQLCPSLETLRCGGCPRSDFTARRSLGLFKPALNSVEEDSWEELDTAKITDGGDSLRWIVWPKIGPEFLEDFSSECPRIKINPQPSPFGFKRAVVPREAFPDIVLDDPIIEDIDPSTWASFGRPSRILVQPFCSPDELSMAEKFRLAFEERDTRLAPKRAKNARQHQRRAGKEWRLMTAEGKAVSLASQATKILRGRN; this is encoded by the exons atggaaaCAAAGGCTAAATCTACTGCAACAACACATCTCATCAACCATATGCTTTCTTTCTTCCATGATTTTAATCTTAATAATAATTCCAATAATACCCCTACCTCTTCCACCTCTCTTTCCTCCTTTTCTCCAG CTCTTCAAGTTAAAAGGACAAAGGCTCCTAGTCTGCTCAGCTTGTGTATTGGAGTGATTGGGAAGCATTTAGAAGATCTAATACCAGATTTGGGAGAAGTTGCTATTAGCTTCCCAGCTGATATCAAG ATTGCAATTGCAGCAATTGCGCGGAGGAAAAAGCTATTAAATGATGAAGTGATTCTTTTGCTTGCTGATGACACGTGGGAAATCCTTGATATTTCTTCTTCAGATGTCTCAGATTTTGGCCTTGCAAAAATTGCAGAGATGTGTACTTTGCGTGCAGTTGACATAAG CCGGTGCAGAAATATTACGCCGGATGGGGTCGCCCGACTGGTTCAGCTTTGTCCTTcgttggagacattaagatgtgg AGGCTGCCCTCGGAGTGATTTTACTGCACGAAGATCTCTGGGTCTATTTAAACCAGCGCTTAATAGTGTGGAAGAAGATTCATGGGAAGAGCTTGATACTGCTAAGATCACTGATGGCGGAGACTCCCTTCGATGGATAGTGTGG CCGAAGATTGGTCCTGAGTTTTTGGAGGATTTCTCTTCTGAGTGCCCCCGCATCAAGATAAACCCACAGCCTTCGCCCTTTGGGTTCAAGAGAGCTGTGGTCCCTAGGGAAGCATTTCCAGACATAGTTTTGGACGATCCCATAATTGAGGATATTGATCCTAGTACATGGGCATCCTTTGGACGTCCTTCAAGAATTTTAGTTCAACCATTCTGTAGCCCAGATGAGTTGTCTATGGCCGAGAAATTTAGGCTGGCATTTGAGGAGAGAGATACAAGGTTAGCACCTAAACGAGCCAAGAATGCGCGCCAACATCAGCGCCGGGCCGGGAAGGAATGGAGACTGATGACTGCCGAGGGTAAAGCTGTTTCTCTCGCCTCACAGGCAACTAAAATTTTGCGCGGTAGAAATTAG